CCGGTACACACAGCAGCAGCTTCACAGATCGGGCAATGTTTCTCAATGAATAAAAGACTGCCATCTTCCTGCTCCTTAACCTCGGCCATATAACCTTCATTTGTTCGAATCTCGGCCAGCTTCTCCAGTTTCTCTCTAACGTCTGTTGTATCACCAAGATGCTGAAGATATTGTTCTTGCATATTCTTATTTCGAACAGCCAGCAGCTTGTCCAGCCCCTCATTTCCGAAAGCTTCTTTCATAGAATTGATCAAACTGACGGATAAATCCGAATATCCGCTTGGAAAAAACCGATCGGCCGCGGGTGTTAAGATCCATAGCTTGGTGGGTCGACCCATGGGACGGGACTCTTCTTTGTTAGTTACCAACCCTTCTTCTTTCAGCGCATTCAAATGTTGACGAATAGCCATTCCAGATAGCGAAAACTGGGAGGAGAGTGCCATAACATCCATTCCCCCTTGCTGCTTTAACAGATCAATGATCGCTCTTCGGGTCTTGGTTGAGACATCTTTTTTGGTATGAATTCGGCTCAAGGTGCACCTCCTTTTGAAGCAACTAAATCTACATCACAGACTACATTTTAAACAAAAATGTTGACAAAGTCAAAGCTGAACTGTAGCTTAGACATTATAAACAAAAATGTTTACTAAGTATCCGGATACGATGTATACATACCAATTTTCTTGGAGGTCACATTTCATGCGTCTAATCATCAAAGCATTTTCAGCCCACGTTATTTTGTACTATCCATAGGTATTATTATGTCAGTGATGGCCATTGGATTCGAAGGTCTGTGTAACCACCATTGCCTCTTCAAGTGTTGTAGATTTGAACAGCCTTAGCATGTATTAAGTACGTATCTG
This genomic stretch from Paenibacillus sp. FSL H7-0737 harbors:
- a CDS encoding helix-turn-helix transcriptional regulator, producing MSRIHTKKDVSTKTRRAIIDLLKQQGGMDVMALSSQFSLSGMAIRQHLNALKEEGLVTNKEESRPMGRPTKLWILTPAADRFFPSGYSDLSVSLINSMKEAFGNEGLDKLLAVRNKNMQEQYLQHLGDTTDVREKLEKLAEIRTNEGYMAEVKEQEDGSLLFIEKHCPICEAAAVCTGLCKNELHLFKTVLGNNVHIERGEYILAGGRNCVYTVRQNKLPF